A single region of the Vicia villosa cultivar HV-30 ecotype Madison, WI linkage group LG4, Vvil1.0, whole genome shotgun sequence genome encodes:
- the LOC131595646 gene encoding serine/threonine-protein kinase TIO-like isoform X2: protein MGSVEKYHVIELVGEGSFGKVYKGRLKHTGQTVAMKFIMKHGKTEKDIHNLRQEIEILRKLKHENIIQMLDSFESPQEFCVVTEFAQGELFEILEDDKCLPEEQVQAIAKQLVRALHYLHSNRIIHRDMKPQNILIGSGSIVKLCDFGFARAMSTNTVVLRSIKGTPLYMAPELVREQPYNHTVDLWSLGVILYELFVGQPPFYTNSVYALIRHIVKDPVKYPDSMTPNFKSFLRGLLNKAPESRLTWPALLEHPFVKETNEEIEERELHEISGSPKDNDTTQRVERKTIQTSAGKNNHKTGLAEHISSPLQNEAQLNSPNMNKTNSKVLDESSGFSNQNDVAESGCQRLDKLESNSRTVKGAKLIGQDNEAFGFVLQPLKRWSMGSQNICSGQDLPASNQSLRILSNLVDAGVFSSTGQIDELISELLLFTRSVVAMKSAEFFDLLTKGFSIAKILLDIGGKFCSTSYSNHWIELVEIYSQVVTSINDASGRVLYESSACITVMLSKVAQVLRSSQISSSETPTKTANRIIEHAKTSGLIDHLCSCLATSGSGLIAGSSNMLRAASEACRAAWSLINALDVLFVRKSAILFPISALQSHFSQRTEIMEHKQDPLFDEESTKMVDVMTRAFLRSKAVQVAVYYCFHQRIESATICCLQLLSRCCLHSGIVPSALCGLPSSLPLTTVVSGGGDGTIVSEIFSVLSICSSSLNKDAPGVEPSNTKCKFANPSALIRHSCTILTIIAQCLKSTGRNSAIFMLTTSPKKQLARLSVLSHHVSYDDKTKASFQLQSASAMLALASILSLESGTSVESSISEVAMPLIPRTSTLSDHLKSSSGNENELDHGNFNGKLPNWLGVKDGCVGLLDSKLKLGGPLAVQQLCASGIPLLLIGLLSNAFLNASQRNECLNDKVGLSPIGVVCTVSSLCHCLSGGALIFRQILIRNEHVKLISNLICDVHLKLIKCWTGPGGGRAGVRDLINAVIDLLAFPFVALQNAPGLPSATASVSSGFLLNVGSPGQRVCMEDKDTVKAIEEDMGKYIKILMEVGVPSLILRCLDHMELNDIGRPVAFLAKMVCQRPLAVQLVSKGLLDPNRMKRLFDLSGPKEIMLDALMIISDLSRMDKGFYEYIKGASVLEFLKSFLSHEDPNVRAKACSALGNMCRHSAFFYSSLARYQIVSILIDRCSDPDKRTRKFACFAS, encoded by the exons ATGGGTTCGGTGGAGAAGTACCACGTGATTGAGCTAGTCGGCGAGGGCTCATTCGGCAAAGTCTACAAAGGAAGACTCAAGCACACTGGACAG ACTGTTGCCATGAAGTTCATAATGAAACACGGTAAAACTGAAAAGGATATTCACAATCTGAGGCAAGAAATCGAG ATATTAAGGAAGTTGAAGCATGAAAATATTATTCAAATGCTTGATTCTTTTGAAAGCCCACAAGAGTTTTGTGTTGTCACAGAATTCGCTCAA GGTGAGCTTTTTGAGATTCTCGAAGATGACAAATGCCTTCCCGAAGAACAAGTTCAAGCAATTGCAAAGCAATTG GTAAGAGCCTTGCATTATTTGCACTCCAACCGGATCATCCATCGTGATATGAAGCCCCAAAATATCCTCATTGGTTCTGGATCTATTGTCAAG CTTTGTGATTTTGGGTTTGCACGTGCGATGTCTACAAACACAGTTGTTTTGCGATCTATAAAAG GCACTCCATTATACATGGCTCCAGAACTTGTCCGGGAACAACCTTACAACCACACAGTAGATTTATGGTCTCTTGGTGTTATATT GTATGAGTTATTTGTAGGCCAACCTCCATTTTACACAAATTCTGTTTATGCTCTCATCAGACACATTGTTAAG GATCCGGTTAAATATCCCGATAGCATGACTCCAAACTTCAAAAGCTTTTTGAGGGGTTTACTTAACAAG GCACCGGAAAGTCGACTAACTTGGCCTGCTCTTCTTGAACACCCATTTGTTAAAGAAACTAACGAAGAAATTGAGGAAAGG GAACTGCATGAGATAAGTGGTTCGCCAAAGGACAATGATACAACACAGAGGGTTGAAAGAAAAACCATTCAAACTTCAGCAG GAAAAAACAATCACAAAACAGGTTTGGCGGAGCATATTTCTTCACCCCTTCAGAATGAAGCTCAGTTAAATAGTCCTAACATGAACAAAACCAATTCTAAAGTGCTTGATGAGTCTTCTGGATTTTCAAATCAAAATGATGTAGCAGAGTCAG GCTGCCAAAGACTGGACAAACTTGAAAGTAACTCTCGCACTGTCAAAGGTGCTAAACTAATTGGTCAAGACAATGAAGCATTTGGATTCGTTCTGCAACCCCTGAAAAGATGGTCAATGGGATCTCAAAATATTTGCAG TGGTCAAGATCTTCCTGCTTCAAACCAGTCATTAAGAATTCTCTCAAATCTAGTTGATGCCGGTGTCTTCAGTTCTACTGGACAAATAGACGAACTCATAAGTGAGCTTCTTTTGTTTACCAGATCTGTTGTGGCAATGAAGTCTGCTGAATTTTTTGACCTGTTAACTAAG GGTTTCTCGATCGCCAAAATTTTGCTAGATATTGGTGGGAAATTCTGTTCAACCTCGTATTCAAATCACTGGATTGAATTGGTCGAAATCTATTCTCAG GTTGTAACTTCTATAAATGATGCATCTGGAAGAGTTCTGTATGAATCTAGTGCCTGCATTACAGTCATGTTGTCTAAGGTTGCTCAGGTGCTTAGATCATCTCAAATTTCAAGCTCAGAGACACCGACCAAAACAGCTAACAGAATTATAGAGCATGCGAAAACATCTGGTTTAATTGACCATTTGTGCTCGTGCTTAGCGACTTCAGGTTCAGGTCTTATTGCAGGCTCTTCCAATATGCTACGGGCTGCTTCTGAAGCATGCAGGGCTGCCTGGTCTTTGATTAATGCTCTGGATGTCCTTTTTGTGAGAAAAAGTGCCATTTTGTTTCCCATTAGTGCATTGCAGAGTCATTTTTCGCAGAGGACGGAAATTATGGAACACAAACAAGATCCCTTGTTTGATGAAGAATCAACAAAAATGGTTGATGTAATGACAAGAGCATTCCTGAGATCAAAAGCTGTTCAGGTTGCTGTGTACTATTGTTTTCACCAACGGATTGAGTCTGCAACGATTTGTTGTCTTCAG CTTTTGTCAAGGTGCTGCCTCCATAGTGGAATTGTTCCATCCGCTCTTTGTGGTCTGCCCAGTTCCCTTCCTCTAACTACTGTTGTAAGTGGTGGTGGTGATGGAACTATTGTTTCAGAGATTTTCTCAGTTTTGTCAATATGCAGTTCCTCTCTCAACAAAGATGCACCCGGTGTAGAACCAAGTAACACTAAATGCAAATTTGCAAATCCTTCTGCTCTGATTCGTCATTCATGTACCATTCTCACAATAATTGCACAATGTTTGAAGTCAACTGGAAGAAATTCTGCAATTTTTATGCTCACCACCTCACCAAAGAAGCAGCTTGCCCGACTCTCAGTTCTTTCTCATCACGTTTCTTATGATGACAAAACAAAAGCCTCTTTCCAACTTCAAAGTGCATCAGCCATGTTGGCTCTGGCATCCATTCTTTCACTCGAATCTGGGACTTCGGTTGAGTCTTCGATATCTGAAGTTGCTATGCCCTTAATTCCCCGAACTTCTACACTAAGTGACCATCTTAAATCTTCATCAGGAAATGAAAATGAACTGGACCATGGAAATTTTAATGGGAAGCTCCCAAATTGGCTAGGGGTAAAAGATGGGTGTGTTGGTCTTTTAGATTCCAAACTCAAGTTGGGAGGACCATTAGCTGTTCAGCAGTTGTGTGCAAGTGGTATACCTCTTCTTCTTATTGGCTTATTAAGCAATGCGTTTTTAAATGCTTCTCAAAGAAACGAGTGCCTAAATGATAAAGTTGGATTGTCTCCTATCGGTGTTGTGTGCACAGTTTCATCATTATGTCATTGTCTCTCTGGTGGCGCTTTAATTTTTCGTCAGATTTTGATTAGGAATGAACATGTTAAGCTCATATCCAACTTAATATGTGATGTTCATCTTAAGTTGATAAAATGCTGGACCGGACCTGGTGGAGGGAGAGCAGGAGTTCGAGATCTAATAAATGCAGTCATAGATCTCTTAGCATTTCCTTTTGTTGCTCTTCAAAATGCACCGGGATTGCCATCAGCCACTGCTTCTGTTAGCAGTGGGTTTCTTCTTAACGTTGGTTCCCCTGGTCAGAGAGTATGCATGGAAGACAAGGATACAGTTAAGGCAATAGAAGAAGACATGGGAAAATACATTAAGATCCTTATGGAG GTTGGTGTGCCTAGTCTTATCCTTCGATGCCTAGACCATATGGAATTGAATGATATCGGTAGGCCTGTGGCCTTTCTTGCTAAAATGGTGTGCCAGCGACCTTTAGCTGTCCAACTTGTGAGTAAAGGTCTTTTGGATCCTAATAGGATGAAAAGGTTGTTTGACCTTTCGGGACCAAAAGAGATTATGCTGGATGCTCTTATGATCATTTCTGATCTTTCTCGTATGGACAAG GGATTCTATGAATACATTAAAGGTGCTTCTGTTTTGGAGTTCTTAAAAAGTTTTCTTTCACATGAGGATCCAAATGTGCGTGCGAAAGCTTGCAGTGCTCTTGGAAACATGTGCCGTCACAGTGCCTTTTTTTACAGTTCTCTT GCAAGATATCAAATCGTTAGTATCCTTATTGACCGATGCTCTGATCCAGACAAACGGACAAGGAAGTTTGCTTGTTTTGCT AGCTGA
- the LOC131595646 gene encoding serine/threonine-protein kinase TIO-like isoform X1 — MGSVEKYHVIELVGEGSFGKVYKGRLKHTGQTVAMKFIMKHGKTEKDIHNLRQEIEILRKLKHENIIQMLDSFESPQEFCVVTEFAQGELFEILEDDKCLPEEQVQAIAKQLVRALHYLHSNRIIHRDMKPQNILIGSGSIVKLCDFGFARAMSTNTVVLRSIKGTPLYMAPELVREQPYNHTVDLWSLGVILYELFVGQPPFYTNSVYALIRHIVKDPVKYPDSMTPNFKSFLRGLLNKAPESRLTWPALLEHPFVKETNEEIEERELHEISGSPKDNDTTQRVERKTIQTSAGKNNHKTGLAEHISSPLQNEAQLNSPNMNKTNSKVLDESSGFSNQNDVAESGCQRLDKLESNSRTVKGAKLIGQDNEAFGFVLQPLKRWSMGSQNICSGQDLPASNQSLRILSNLVDAGVFSSTGQIDELISELLLFTRSVVAMKSAEFFDLLTKGFSIAKILLDIGGKFCSTSYSNHWIELVEIYSQVVTSINDASGRVLYESSACITVMLSKVAQVLRSSQISSSETPTKTANRIIEHAKTSGLIDHLCSCLATSGSGLIAGSSNMLRAASEACRAAWSLINALDVLFVRKSAILFPISALQSHFSQRTEIMEHKQDPLFDEESTKMVDVMTRAFLRSKAVQVAVYYCFHQRIESATICCLQLLSRCCLHSGIVPSALCGLPSSLPLTTVVSGGGDGTIVSEIFSVLSICSSSLNKDAPGVEPSNTKCKFANPSALIRHSCTILTIIAQCLKSTGRNSAIFMLTTSPKKQLARLSVLSHHVSYDDKTKASFQLQSASAMLALASILSLESGTSVESSISEVAMPLIPRTSTLSDHLKSSSGNENELDHGNFNGKLPNWLGVKDGCVGLLDSKLKLGGPLAVQQLCASGIPLLLIGLLSNAFLNASQRNECLNDKVGLSPIGVVCTVSSLCHCLSGGALIFRQILIRNEHVKLISNLICDVHLKLIKCWTGPGGGRAGVRDLINAVIDLLAFPFVALQNAPGLPSATASVSSGFLLNVGSPGQRVCMEDKDTVKAIEEDMGKYIKILMEVGVPSLILRCLDHMELNDIGRPVAFLAKMVCQRPLAVQLVSKGLLDPNRMKRLFDLSGPKEIMLDALMIISDLSRMDKGFYEYIKGASVLEFLKSFLSHEDPNVRAKACSALGNMCRHSAFFYSSLARYQIVSILIDRCSDPDKRTRKFACFAIGNAAYHNDVLYEELRRSIPHLANLLEKAEEDKTKANAAGALSNLVRNSDRLCEDIVSKGAVQSLLKLISDYAASALNPSRNDSTNESPLKIALFSLAKMCAHPLCRQFIRSSPLFPVIGRLQQSPESSIAKYVSVIINKVAEP; from the exons ATGGGTTCGGTGGAGAAGTACCACGTGATTGAGCTAGTCGGCGAGGGCTCATTCGGCAAAGTCTACAAAGGAAGACTCAAGCACACTGGACAG ACTGTTGCCATGAAGTTCATAATGAAACACGGTAAAACTGAAAAGGATATTCACAATCTGAGGCAAGAAATCGAG ATATTAAGGAAGTTGAAGCATGAAAATATTATTCAAATGCTTGATTCTTTTGAAAGCCCACAAGAGTTTTGTGTTGTCACAGAATTCGCTCAA GGTGAGCTTTTTGAGATTCTCGAAGATGACAAATGCCTTCCCGAAGAACAAGTTCAAGCAATTGCAAAGCAATTG GTAAGAGCCTTGCATTATTTGCACTCCAACCGGATCATCCATCGTGATATGAAGCCCCAAAATATCCTCATTGGTTCTGGATCTATTGTCAAG CTTTGTGATTTTGGGTTTGCACGTGCGATGTCTACAAACACAGTTGTTTTGCGATCTATAAAAG GCACTCCATTATACATGGCTCCAGAACTTGTCCGGGAACAACCTTACAACCACACAGTAGATTTATGGTCTCTTGGTGTTATATT GTATGAGTTATTTGTAGGCCAACCTCCATTTTACACAAATTCTGTTTATGCTCTCATCAGACACATTGTTAAG GATCCGGTTAAATATCCCGATAGCATGACTCCAAACTTCAAAAGCTTTTTGAGGGGTTTACTTAACAAG GCACCGGAAAGTCGACTAACTTGGCCTGCTCTTCTTGAACACCCATTTGTTAAAGAAACTAACGAAGAAATTGAGGAAAGG GAACTGCATGAGATAAGTGGTTCGCCAAAGGACAATGATACAACACAGAGGGTTGAAAGAAAAACCATTCAAACTTCAGCAG GAAAAAACAATCACAAAACAGGTTTGGCGGAGCATATTTCTTCACCCCTTCAGAATGAAGCTCAGTTAAATAGTCCTAACATGAACAAAACCAATTCTAAAGTGCTTGATGAGTCTTCTGGATTTTCAAATCAAAATGATGTAGCAGAGTCAG GCTGCCAAAGACTGGACAAACTTGAAAGTAACTCTCGCACTGTCAAAGGTGCTAAACTAATTGGTCAAGACAATGAAGCATTTGGATTCGTTCTGCAACCCCTGAAAAGATGGTCAATGGGATCTCAAAATATTTGCAG TGGTCAAGATCTTCCTGCTTCAAACCAGTCATTAAGAATTCTCTCAAATCTAGTTGATGCCGGTGTCTTCAGTTCTACTGGACAAATAGACGAACTCATAAGTGAGCTTCTTTTGTTTACCAGATCTGTTGTGGCAATGAAGTCTGCTGAATTTTTTGACCTGTTAACTAAG GGTTTCTCGATCGCCAAAATTTTGCTAGATATTGGTGGGAAATTCTGTTCAACCTCGTATTCAAATCACTGGATTGAATTGGTCGAAATCTATTCTCAG GTTGTAACTTCTATAAATGATGCATCTGGAAGAGTTCTGTATGAATCTAGTGCCTGCATTACAGTCATGTTGTCTAAGGTTGCTCAGGTGCTTAGATCATCTCAAATTTCAAGCTCAGAGACACCGACCAAAACAGCTAACAGAATTATAGAGCATGCGAAAACATCTGGTTTAATTGACCATTTGTGCTCGTGCTTAGCGACTTCAGGTTCAGGTCTTATTGCAGGCTCTTCCAATATGCTACGGGCTGCTTCTGAAGCATGCAGGGCTGCCTGGTCTTTGATTAATGCTCTGGATGTCCTTTTTGTGAGAAAAAGTGCCATTTTGTTTCCCATTAGTGCATTGCAGAGTCATTTTTCGCAGAGGACGGAAATTATGGAACACAAACAAGATCCCTTGTTTGATGAAGAATCAACAAAAATGGTTGATGTAATGACAAGAGCATTCCTGAGATCAAAAGCTGTTCAGGTTGCTGTGTACTATTGTTTTCACCAACGGATTGAGTCTGCAACGATTTGTTGTCTTCAG CTTTTGTCAAGGTGCTGCCTCCATAGTGGAATTGTTCCATCCGCTCTTTGTGGTCTGCCCAGTTCCCTTCCTCTAACTACTGTTGTAAGTGGTGGTGGTGATGGAACTATTGTTTCAGAGATTTTCTCAGTTTTGTCAATATGCAGTTCCTCTCTCAACAAAGATGCACCCGGTGTAGAACCAAGTAACACTAAATGCAAATTTGCAAATCCTTCTGCTCTGATTCGTCATTCATGTACCATTCTCACAATAATTGCACAATGTTTGAAGTCAACTGGAAGAAATTCTGCAATTTTTATGCTCACCACCTCACCAAAGAAGCAGCTTGCCCGACTCTCAGTTCTTTCTCATCACGTTTCTTATGATGACAAAACAAAAGCCTCTTTCCAACTTCAAAGTGCATCAGCCATGTTGGCTCTGGCATCCATTCTTTCACTCGAATCTGGGACTTCGGTTGAGTCTTCGATATCTGAAGTTGCTATGCCCTTAATTCCCCGAACTTCTACACTAAGTGACCATCTTAAATCTTCATCAGGAAATGAAAATGAACTGGACCATGGAAATTTTAATGGGAAGCTCCCAAATTGGCTAGGGGTAAAAGATGGGTGTGTTGGTCTTTTAGATTCCAAACTCAAGTTGGGAGGACCATTAGCTGTTCAGCAGTTGTGTGCAAGTGGTATACCTCTTCTTCTTATTGGCTTATTAAGCAATGCGTTTTTAAATGCTTCTCAAAGAAACGAGTGCCTAAATGATAAAGTTGGATTGTCTCCTATCGGTGTTGTGTGCACAGTTTCATCATTATGTCATTGTCTCTCTGGTGGCGCTTTAATTTTTCGTCAGATTTTGATTAGGAATGAACATGTTAAGCTCATATCCAACTTAATATGTGATGTTCATCTTAAGTTGATAAAATGCTGGACCGGACCTGGTGGAGGGAGAGCAGGAGTTCGAGATCTAATAAATGCAGTCATAGATCTCTTAGCATTTCCTTTTGTTGCTCTTCAAAATGCACCGGGATTGCCATCAGCCACTGCTTCTGTTAGCAGTGGGTTTCTTCTTAACGTTGGTTCCCCTGGTCAGAGAGTATGCATGGAAGACAAGGATACAGTTAAGGCAATAGAAGAAGACATGGGAAAATACATTAAGATCCTTATGGAG GTTGGTGTGCCTAGTCTTATCCTTCGATGCCTAGACCATATGGAATTGAATGATATCGGTAGGCCTGTGGCCTTTCTTGCTAAAATGGTGTGCCAGCGACCTTTAGCTGTCCAACTTGTGAGTAAAGGTCTTTTGGATCCTAATAGGATGAAAAGGTTGTTTGACCTTTCGGGACCAAAAGAGATTATGCTGGATGCTCTTATGATCATTTCTGATCTTTCTCGTATGGACAAG GGATTCTATGAATACATTAAAGGTGCTTCTGTTTTGGAGTTCTTAAAAAGTTTTCTTTCACATGAGGATCCAAATGTGCGTGCGAAAGCTTGCAGTGCTCTTGGAAACATGTGCCGTCACAGTGCCTTTTTTTACAGTTCTCTT GCAAGATATCAAATCGTTAGTATCCTTATTGACCGATGCTCTGATCCAGACAAACGGACAAGGAAGTTTGCTTGTTTTGCT ATTGGAAATGCGGCTTACCACAATGATGTGTTGTATGAAGAGCTGAGGAGGTCGATTCCTCATCTGGCAAATTTGTTGGAAAAGGCAGAGGAGGACAAGACCAAGGCAAATGCAGCAGGTGCACTTAGCAATCTGGTTCGCAATTCTGACAGACTTTGTGAAGACATTGTGTCTAAAGGAGCGGTTCAG TCTCTCCTGAAGTTAATTTCCGATTATGCGGCATCAGCACTAAACCCAAGCAGAAATGATTCAACAAACGAGTCTCCTTTAAAGATTGCTCTCTTTTCCCTTGCAAAGATGTGTGCCCATCCACTCTGCAGACAGTTCATCCGTTCATCACCTTTGTTCCCTGTAATTGGAAGACTTCAGCAGTCTCCAGAATCGTCCATTGCCAAATATGTATCAGTGATCATTAACAAAGTTGCTGAACCTTGA